The Eubacterium maltosivorans genome includes the window CTGTCACTCTTTGGTATTGTCGAGCCGCCCGCTTCGTTTGCTCCGATCATTTTAGCCGCAGTGTTGGGCATTTCCGCTGTCATCATTTTTGCGGGAATTTACTTGATACGGAAAAAAAGTTCGACAACCGATAAAAAAGCAGATAAAATATAGAAAAAAGGAGGCTTCAAAATGAAAAAGTCACAATTGCTTTTATCCATGGGCCTTGCGGCCGCGTTGTTTGCGCTGTCGTCCTGTGCTGGCGGAAGGTCAGACGTCAATCTTGACGCCACCGTCAAGGAGGCAGGCAAAGCCACCGCCGATAAAAATGAGACGGTCTGTGCTGCGCTGGATTTCTCCGACGAGCAGGAGAAAACCTTTGCGGAAAAAGGACTTATCGCCGCACCCGAGACACTGGAACTCAAGGACAAAAATGGCAAGGTGGTCTGGAGTCAGAAGGCTTATGCCTTTGTCGAGAACGCAGAGGCACCGGATACGGTCAACCCGAGCCTGTGGCGAAATACCCAGCTCAATCATTTGTACGGCCTGTTCGAGGTAACGGACGGCATTTATCAGGTTCGAGGCTACGATATGACCAATATCACCTTTATCCGCGGCAACGCCGGATGGATTGTCTTTGACCCGCTCATGAGCACAGAGTGCTCCGCTGCCGCCATGCAGCTGGTCAATGAAAGCCTGGGCGAAAGGCCAGTAACTGCGGTGGTTATGAGCCACCCACATGTGGACCATTATGGCGGCATCAAGGGGATCATCAGCGAGGAGGAGGTCATCTCCCGGGCCATTCCCATCATTGTGCCCGAGGGTTTTGAGGAACACGCAGTCAGCGAAAATGTCTACGCAGGAAACGCCATGGGACGGCGCGCGGGCTACCAGTACGGCACTTTTCTGGATAAAAGCGCCACGGGTTCCCTTTCCATCGGCATCGGAATGGGGCAGTCCACTGGGACAGTCTCCTATATTTCTCCAAATGATACCATTAAACAGACCGGTGAAACCCGGACCATTGACGGCGTGACCATGGAATTCCAGCTGACGCCGGGTACAGAGGCCCCTGTTGAGATGAACACCTGGTTCGCAGATAAAAAAGCGCTCTGGATCGCTGAAAACTGCACAGGAACCCTGCATAACCTCTATACGCTGCGCGGGGCGCAGATACGCGACGGCAATGCCTGGGCCGAATACATCATGGAAGCCCTGACCCGTTACGGAAAAGACGCCGAGGTCGTTTTTCAGTCTCATAACTGGCCGCACTGGGGCAATGACGTTATCAGCAGCTATCTGAAAAATACAGCGGCCATGTATAAATTCATCAATGACCAGACCCTCATGTACATTAATCAGGGCTACACCTCCGACGAGATTTCCAACATGATCACCCTGCCGGAAAGCCTGGAAAAGAACTGGTACACACGCCAGTATTATGGCACAGTTGCCCACAACGCCAAGGCTGTTTATCAGAAATATATGGGCTGGTATGACGCCAACCCGGTAAATCTGAACCCGCTCACGCCAAGCGACAGCGCCAAAAAATATGTGGAATATATGGGCGACACCAACGAAGTGCTGAAAAAAGCCAAAGCCGATTTTGACAGAGGCGAGTACCAGTGGGTAGCCGAAATTACCAACGTACTGGTCTTTGCCGACCCGGATAACAAAGACGCGCGCTTCCTGTGCGCCGACGCCCTTGAACAGCTCGGCTACCAGGCAGAATCCGGCACCTGGCGCAACGCCTACCTGTCCGGCGCCAGAGAACTGAGAGAGGGAACCACGACAGACGCGGCTTTCAAGGCCAACAGCAGCGCCGACCTTAAAAAATCCATGACACCGGAAATGATGATGGACTACATGGGAATTTTAACAGATTCTAACGCGGCGCAGAATCTCAACCTGAAAATCAATCTGAACTTTACCGACACCGACCCTTATCTGCTGTGTGTGGATTCTGGCGTGCTCCTCTACCAGAAAGGCGTTCAGGCAAATGACGCCGACGCGACGCTGACTCTGCCCAGAGTTGCCATGTTCGCGATTTTAAACAAGGACGAAGACCAGCAGAAAAATGCTATTAAAATCGAGGGAGACCAGGATATCCTCAAAAAGCTGACGGAGCACATGGTGACCTTCGAGTATTTTTTCAATATTGTCGAACCATAAACCGAGCCAGGAGCACGGCACATTTTTGCGCCGTGCTCTTTTTCAGAATCCCTTTTGACTTTTGTGCCTGGTTATTGTAAGATAGGAAGGCTAACGAAATAAAATACAAAGAGGATACAATGCAATACGATAAAGAGTTGATCAATAAAAAGGTGCTGCCCCTGGTCACAAAGCCCATCACCTACCAGGGCAATGAGGTGGGAGCAGTGCATAAGGACCTGAAGGATACCACGATCCGGTACGCCTTTGCTTTCCCCGACACCTATGAGGTGGGCATGTCCCACCTGGGCATGAAAATACTGTACAGCCTGCTTAACGACGAAGCGGATATCTGGTGTGAGCGGGTCTTTGCGCCCTGGGTGGATATGGAAGAACAGATGCGCAGCCGGGAAATCCCGCTTTACGCGCTGGAATCCATGGATCCCATTTCAGAATTTGACTTTGTGGGTTTTACCCTCCAGTATGAGATGAGTTACACCAACCTCATCAATATGCTGGAGCTGGGCGGCATCCCTCTGCTTTCAGAGGACCGCGGCGAAGAGACGCCCTTCATTATGGCGGGGGGCCCCTGCGCCTACAATCCCGAACCACTGGCCGATTTTGTGGATATTTTTGTCATCGGCGAGGCTGAGGAGTCCATTCTGGAGCTTATGGACGCATACCGGAGCTTTAAGGCAGAGGGCGGCACAAGGGAAGACTACCTGAAAAAAGCCGCGGCCATCGAGGGCGTCTATGTTCCGGCTTTTTACGAGGCGGCTTATCATGAGGACGGCACCCTAAAGGCTTTTACCCCCACTATCGAGGAAGCGCCCGTCAAGGTCCGCAAGCGTTTTATAAAAGACCTTGATAACGCCTATTATCCCGAAGCATATGTCGTGCCCTACACCGAAACCGTCCATGACCGGGTGAGCTATGAGATTTTCAGAGGCTGCGGCCGGGGCTGCCGTTTCTGCCAGGCGGGAATGATCTACCGTCCGATCCGCGAGAAAAGCCTGAATACCATCGAGGAGGGCATCAAGGCGCTTCTCAGATCAACCGGTTACGAGGAGATCTCTCTGGCTTCTTTGAGCTCCGGCGACTATTCAAAAATCGAGACACTTATCGAGGATCTGGTTTTTGACTACGAGGACCAGTGCATCGGCGTATCGCTGCCGTCACTGCGCATTGACTCCCTGAGCATTGATATGTTGGAGCAGATTCAGAAAATCCGGAAAACCGGCATCACCCTCGCGCCGGAGGCCGGCACCCAGCGCATGCGTGACGTCATCAATAAAGGGGTGACTGAGGAGAACCTTCTAAGCACTGTGCGCACCGCCTTTGAACGCGGCTGGGGCCATATCAAGCTTTATTTTATGATCGGTCTGCCCACCGAAACCGAGACCGACATTGCCGGCATCGCCGATCTGGGGCAAAAGGTTCTGGATGAATACTACGCCGTGCCGAGAGAAAACCGCAATAAAGCGGTAAAAATTGTGCTGAGCACCTCCTGTTTTGTGCCCAAGCCTTTTACACCCTTCCAGTGGTTTGGACAAAATACCGGCGGTCAGTTCATCGAAAAACAGAAGCTGTTAAAATCTCTGATCAAAGACCGCAAAATCTCCTACAACTGGCATGACGGCTCTCTGAGCTATCTGGAAGCCGTGTTCGCCAGAGGTGACCGCCGTTTGGGCAAAGTACTGCTCAAGGCCCACGAGGCCGGCTGTAAATTTGACGGCTGGCAGGAGCATTACGATCATCAGAAATGGCTTTCTGTTTTTGAGGAGGCCGGCGTCGATCCGGATTTCTATGCCCTGCGGAGCCGCAGCTTTGACGAGCTGCTGCCCTGGGATTTCATTGATATCGGCGTGACAAAGGAATTCCTGCAAAAAGAATGGGAAAAATCAACAAAAGAGGCTCTGACGCCTTATTGCCGCGAGGGCTGCAGCAGCTGCGGCGTCATGCAATTCAGTAAAGGATGGAAATGCCATGAGCACTATACGGTTTAAATTCACCCGCGGCGAGGAGCTGCGTTTTATCTCACATTTAGATCAGCAGCGCCTGTTTCAGCGGGCATTTCGCCGGGCAGGGCTGAATATAGCCCACTCAAACGGCTTTAACCCGCATCCCAAACTGTCCTTTGCGCTGGCCATGTCTGTGGGGCTCATGAGCGACAGTGAGTACGGCGATGTGGTGCTGACCCGCGACATCGACCTGACTGAGTTTACCAAAAGGCTGAACGCCTCTCTGCCAGAAGGACTGAAGGTGGTAGAGGCCAGAAGAATCCCCCAGGGGAAAGCCTCTCTGAGCGCGTCTCTTACAGACAGCCGTTACCGGATCGAGGTCGCGCTGGAACCCAGGATAGACGCAGCGTCCCTGAACGAGGCATTAAGCGTCTACCAGTCTCTGGATGAGGTGATTCTTGAAAAAAGAAATAAGAAGGGAAAGCTGGTGCCTAAAAATATCCGTCCCTTTATTCAGGATATTCGGGTTCTTTCCGTACAGAATGGGACTGCCGTACTGGCGCTCAGGCTCAAATACATTGAGCAGCAGAGTGTCAAACCCGAGC containing:
- a CDS encoding TIGR03936 family radical SAM-associated protein, yielding MSTIRFKFTRGEELRFISHLDQQRLFQRAFRRAGLNIAHSNGFNPHPKLSFALAMSVGLMSDSEYGDVVLTRDIDLTEFTKRLNASLPEGLKVVEARRIPQGKASLSASLTDSRYRIEVALEPRIDAASLNEALSVYQSLDEVILEKRNKKGKLVPKNIRPFIQDIRVLSVQNGTAVLALRLKYIEQQSVKPELVLQTVNQAVKPCFIIDPTIVMIREELNLKS
- a CDS encoding alkyl/aryl-sulfatase, with product MKKSQLLLSMGLAAALFALSSCAGGRSDVNLDATVKEAGKATADKNETVCAALDFSDEQEKTFAEKGLIAAPETLELKDKNGKVVWSQKAYAFVENAEAPDTVNPSLWRNTQLNHLYGLFEVTDGIYQVRGYDMTNITFIRGNAGWIVFDPLMSTECSAAAMQLVNESLGERPVTAVVMSHPHVDHYGGIKGIISEEEVISRAIPIIVPEGFEEHAVSENVYAGNAMGRRAGYQYGTFLDKSATGSLSIGIGMGQSTGTVSYISPNDTIKQTGETRTIDGVTMEFQLTPGTEAPVEMNTWFADKKALWIAENCTGTLHNLYTLRGAQIRDGNAWAEYIMEALTRYGKDAEVVFQSHNWPHWGNDVISSYLKNTAAMYKFINDQTLMYINQGYTSDEISNMITLPESLEKNWYTRQYYGTVAHNAKAVYQKYMGWYDANPVNLNPLTPSDSAKKYVEYMGDTNEVLKKAKADFDRGEYQWVAEITNVLVFADPDNKDARFLCADALEQLGYQAESGTWRNAYLSGARELREGTTTDAAFKANSSADLKKSMTPEMMMDYMGILTDSNAAQNLNLKINLNFTDTDPYLLCVDSGVLLYQKGVQANDADATLTLPRVAMFAILNKDEDQQKNAIKIEGDQDILKKLTEHMVTFEYFFNIVEP
- a CDS encoding TIGR03960 family B12-binding radical SAM protein, translating into MQYDKELINKKVLPLVTKPITYQGNEVGAVHKDLKDTTIRYAFAFPDTYEVGMSHLGMKILYSLLNDEADIWCERVFAPWVDMEEQMRSREIPLYALESMDPISEFDFVGFTLQYEMSYTNLINMLELGGIPLLSEDRGEETPFIMAGGPCAYNPEPLADFVDIFVIGEAEESILELMDAYRSFKAEGGTREDYLKKAAAIEGVYVPAFYEAAYHEDGTLKAFTPTIEEAPVKVRKRFIKDLDNAYYPEAYVVPYTETVHDRVSYEIFRGCGRGCRFCQAGMIYRPIREKSLNTIEEGIKALLRSTGYEEISLASLSSGDYSKIETLIEDLVFDYEDQCIGVSLPSLRIDSLSIDMLEQIQKIRKTGITLAPEAGTQRMRDVINKGVTEENLLSTVRTAFERGWGHIKLYFMIGLPTETETDIAGIADLGQKVLDEYYAVPRENRNKAVKIVLSTSCFVPKPFTPFQWFGQNTGGQFIEKQKLLKSLIKDRKISYNWHDGSLSYLEAVFARGDRRLGKVLLKAHEAGCKFDGWQEHYDHQKWLSVFEEAGVDPDFYALRSRSFDELLPWDFIDIGVTKEFLQKEWEKSTKEALTPYCREGCSSCGVMQFSKGWKCHEHYTV